A DNA window from Meiothermus cerbereus DSM 11376 contains the following coding sequences:
- the asnB gene encoding asparagine synthase (glutamine-hydrolyzing), whose protein sequence is MCGIAGAFSSNQPAPMLTKLVGEIVASQLARGPDHQAVVELPQPAGQLVLGHNRLSIIDLSEHSNQPLWDHSGRYCIVFNGEIYNYLELRAELQGLGHRFQTQGDTEVILEAYKAWGKAAWERFIGMFAFALLDTKTQEIWLVRDRFGVKPLFYRLQDGLLAFASSTEALARHFGLSPNLEYVSRGLYYYVYEDDSDISPYIGLHALPAGHHTCVQLNQPKVEPQRYYDLKSRAEQKIQALEGLGEKALLDELEATLHTAVQLRLRSDVPLAISLSGGLDSSLVAALAAQQHEQVVGFCYGHPQAPRSEGPLAQALAQKAGIEVHFVWPEHSKEQLIQAFEKTLTAQDAPFPTFSILAQNFVYEAARAEGYKVLLGGQGGDEGFMGYRKFFLFQLRYLLAHKRYAELAGFALGLARLLSAEMYKLGLFWHNRQRYFGGPPQGNLRLPEARLTLGANSSQAPWLRQMLDVTRYSLPTLLRYEDRNSMGHSIESRLPFVDYRVLELGLALPVHLKLRHGYGKWALRQVARGKIPESIRTARYKRGFDVTQSWLATGLGQHLQEQIQTAAPLLREVLNPQLNLAQTYTPAQMQQHPRLLAEAISLVWLARRLKR, encoded by the coding sequence ATGTGTGGCATTGCCGGGGCATTTTCCAGTAATCAGCCAGCGCCCATGCTGACGAAACTGGTCGGTGAGATCGTGGCCAGTCAGCTTGCGCGGGGCCCCGATCACCAGGCCGTGGTAGAACTGCCTCAGCCCGCTGGCCAACTGGTGCTGGGCCACAACCGCCTGAGCATCATCGACCTGTCGGAGCACTCCAACCAGCCCCTGTGGGACCACAGCGGGCGCTACTGCATTGTGTTTAACGGCGAAATTTACAACTACCTCGAGCTGCGCGCCGAGCTACAGGGCCTGGGCCACCGCTTTCAGACCCAGGGCGACACCGAGGTAATTCTGGAGGCCTATAAAGCCTGGGGCAAAGCGGCCTGGGAACGCTTTATCGGGATGTTCGCCTTTGCCCTGCTGGATACCAAAACCCAGGAAATCTGGCTGGTGCGCGACCGCTTTGGCGTCAAGCCCCTTTTTTACCGTCTGCAAGACGGCCTGCTGGCTTTTGCTTCCTCGACCGAGGCCCTGGCCCGGCACTTTGGCCTGTCCCCCAACCTGGAGTATGTCAGCAGGGGGCTGTATTACTACGTCTACGAAGACGATAGCGACATTTCGCCCTACATTGGTCTACACGCCCTACCCGCCGGTCACCACACCTGTGTGCAACTCAACCAGCCAAAGGTTGAGCCCCAGCGCTACTACGACCTGAAGAGCCGGGCCGAGCAAAAAATACAGGCGCTAGAGGGCCTGGGAGAAAAAGCGCTGCTCGATGAGCTCGAGGCCACCCTACACACCGCCGTCCAGTTGCGCCTGCGTTCGGACGTGCCACTGGCCATCTCGCTCTCGGGCGGGCTGGACTCCTCGCTGGTAGCAGCCCTGGCAGCCCAGCAGCACGAGCAGGTGGTGGGCTTCTGCTATGGCCACCCCCAGGCCCCCCGCTCGGAGGGCCCCCTGGCCCAGGCCCTGGCGCAAAAAGCCGGAATCGAAGTGCATTTTGTCTGGCCCGAGCACTCCAAAGAGCAGCTCATCCAGGCCTTCGAAAAAACCCTGACCGCACAGGATGCACCCTTCCCCACCTTCAGCATCCTGGCACAAAACTTTGTCTATGAAGCAGCACGCGCCGAGGGCTACAAGGTGCTGTTGGGCGGGCAAGGGGGCGACGAGGGCTTTATGGGCTACCGCAAGTTTTTCTTATTCCAGCTGCGCTATTTGCTCGCGCACAAGCGGTACGCCGAGCTGGCTGGCTTTGCTTTGGGACTAGCCCGGCTTTTGTCCGCAGAGATGTACAAGCTTGGCCTGTTCTGGCATAACCGCCAGCGTTATTTTGGGGGGCCACCCCAGGGCAATCTGCGCCTGCCGGAGGCTCGGCTGACGCTTGGTGCCAACAGTAGTCAGGCCCCCTGGTTGAGGCAGATGCTCGATGTAACGCGCTATAGCCTGCCCACCCTGCTACGCTACGAAGACCGCAACTCGATGGGCCACAGCATCGAGAGCCGTCTGCCCTTTGTGGACTACCGGGTGCTCGAGCTGGGATTGGCCCTGCCGGTGCATCTCAAGCTGCGGCATGGCTACGGCAAGTGGGCCCTGCGCCAGGTCGCACGCGGCAAGATTCCCGAGTCCATCCGCACGGCCCGTTACAAACGCGGCTTCGACGTTACCCAAAGCTGGCTGGCTACAGGTCTGGGACAGCATCTGCAGGAGCAAATACAGACCGCTGCACCCTTGCTGCGCGAGGTACTGAACCCCCAACTGAACCTGGCCCAAACCTATACCCCCGCCCAGATGCAGCAACACCCCCGCCTGCTGGCCGAAGCCATCAGCCTGGTCTGGCTGGCCCGGAGGCTAAAGCGCTAA
- a CDS encoding acyltransferase family protein → MEKRIHYLDWLRLLAVFLGLVFHAGRPFDSWSWIIKGPEIGWLSYFNEALTTVRLPLLFFVSGAATVFALRKASARDYTLDRFKRLIIPLVMGVLLIVPPQQYIRRLTLDPHNPQHFEGNYEQFLTGPWWGDGSFLLGNLHTEHLWFLLYLFYFSLLALPIFLYLRSPQGLGLLAGLERWFKQAPWRIWLLVITPTFLGALLPLGLGSHPGLAEDLANLGFYFQLFVLGYALYLWPGLQSVIFEQRRNFLLAGLGLVLLKAYLYVAVLHRSLIVSSELLPYHELYWSLRDLAALSLIFAVLAYAKQYLNQPSAFLNRARHWVYPFYIWHQTVIVVLGYFVLKLALPAGWLHVLLLVSSLVVTALLSELVQHSAISRFLFGIHRKMGTNASAATPPSPQAPEANPRN, encoded by the coding sequence ATGGAAAAACGCATTCACTACTTAGATTGGTTGCGCCTCTTGGCAGTCTTCCTGGGGCTGGTGTTTCATGCCGGGCGACCTTTTGACAGCTGGAGCTGGATCATCAAAGGCCCAGAAATCGGATGGCTGAGCTACTTTAACGAAGCCCTTACCACGGTGCGCCTGCCCCTGTTGTTTTTTGTTTCTGGCGCCGCCACCGTTTTCGCTTTACGCAAGGCTTCTGCCAGAGATTATACCCTGGATCGTTTCAAGCGCCTCATCATCCCTCTAGTGATGGGGGTTTTGCTCATCGTACCGCCACAACAATACATTCGGCGCCTGACCCTAGACCCCCACAACCCCCAGCATTTTGAAGGCAACTACGAGCAGTTTCTGACTGGCCCCTGGTGGGGCGATGGCAGTTTCTTGCTGGGCAACTTGCACACAGAACACCTGTGGTTTTTGTTGTATCTGTTTTACTTTTCGCTGCTGGCCCTGCCTATTTTTTTGTACCTCCGAAGCCCCCAGGGGTTGGGGCTGTTGGCCGGGCTCGAGCGCTGGTTCAAGCAGGCCCCCTGGCGAATCTGGCTCCTGGTCATCACCCCCACCTTTTTGGGCGCCCTGCTCCCGCTGGGGCTGGGTTCGCATCCGGGCCTGGCCGAAGATCTGGCCAATCTCGGTTTTTACTTTCAACTATTTGTTCTGGGCTATGCCCTGTACCTGTGGCCCGGTCTGCAATCGGTTATCTTTGAGCAGCGCCGCAATTTTCTGCTGGCTGGCCTTGGTCTGGTTCTACTAAAAGCCTACCTCTATGTGGCCGTTCTTCACCGCAGTCTGATCGTCTCGAGCGAACTGCTTCCCTACCACGAACTCTACTGGTCCCTGCGCGATCTGGCTGCCCTGTCGCTAATCTTTGCCGTATTGGCTTACGCAAAGCAGTATCTCAATCAACCCTCGGCTTTCTTGAACAGGGCCCGCCACTGGGTTTATCCGTTCTACATCTGGCATCAGACCGTTATTGTGGTGCTGGGGTATTTTGTGCTCAAGCTGGCCCTACCCGCAGGCTGGTTACATGTTTTGCTGCTGGTGAGTTCGTTGGTGGTTACCGCGCTCTTAAGCGAGCTGGTACAGCACAGCGCAATAAGCCGTTTTCTTTTTGGCATCCACCGCAAAATGGGCACCAACGCCAGCGCAGCCACCCCCCCTTCACCTCAGGCGCCAGAAGCGAACCCACGCAATTAG
- a CDS encoding S41 family peptidase yields the protein MRGWVMGWMLLGSLVLAQDTQAFTLRFEQAWRLVKERYYDTGFNGVDWEAVGETYRLKLREVRDWDGLYRLLDKMYGELRDDHSRVLSPEQARRLLGGGACLSLPFKDQDLLPTTPPNPSTPSSEPARPVNPAPPPSPPPQPPQSPYQTPQVRFTDGVVIVRIGDLIDVAGLVALQDAIRRYEARARGYVLDLRGNPGGLVLRMAEIAGVFMRGVPWRIVSRGLGAIPFPTTPFLGRPQTQKPLVVLIDGDVHSAAEGLAGALKNAGRAYLIGTRSAGNTEALTPYCFPDGGVALVANGVLAPFSGPTWEGRGVEPDLVEADPKEQLEAALRYILRQR from the coding sequence ATGCGTGGCTGGGTGATGGGGTGGATGCTGCTGGGAAGCCTGGTTCTGGCCCAGGATACCCAGGCTTTTACTCTGCGGTTTGAGCAAGCCTGGCGGTTGGTCAAAGAGCGCTACTACGACACGGGCTTCAACGGGGTGGACTGGGAAGCGGTGGGCGAAACCTACCGGCTCAAGCTACGCGAGGTGCGCGACTGGGACGGTTTATATCGTTTGCTGGACAAGATGTACGGCGAACTGCGCGACGACCACTCGAGGGTGCTGAGCCCTGAACAGGCGCGGCGGCTGCTGGGCGGAGGAGCGTGCCTGTCCCTGCCCTTTAAAGACCAGGATTTGCTCCCCACCACCCCACCCAATCCCAGCACGCCAAGTTCCGAGCCCGCCAGGCCGGTGAACCCAGCTCCACCTCCCTCCCCACCCCCCCAGCCGCCCCAATCCCCCTACCAGACGCCCCAGGTGCGCTTTACCGATGGGGTGGTCATCGTGCGGATCGGCGACCTGATAGACGTGGCGGGCCTGGTTGCTTTGCAAGACGCCATCCGCCGCTACGAAGCCAGGGCCCGGGGCTATGTGCTGGACCTGCGCGGCAACCCGGGCGGGCTGGTGCTTCGCATGGCCGAGATCGCGGGGGTCTTCATGCGGGGCGTACCCTGGCGCATTGTGAGCCGGGGCCTGGGGGCCATTCCGTTCCCCACCACCCCCTTCTTGGGCCGCCCACAAACGCAAAAACCCCTGGTGGTGCTGATCGATGGCGACGTACACTCTGCCGCCGAAGGGCTGGCCGGGGCGCTGAAAAACGCCGGAAGGGCCTACCTAATCGGCACCCGCAGCGCCGGCAATACCGAAGCCCTCACCCCCTACTGCTTCCCCGATGGCGGGGTGGCCCTGGTTGCGAATGGAGTTCTGGCCCCCTTCAGTGGCCCCACCTGGGAAGGGCGCGGGGTGGAACCCGATCTGGTGGAAGCAGACCCTAAAGAACAGCTCGAGGCCGCTTTGCGCTACATCCTGCGCCAGCGGTAG
- a CDS encoding AAA family ATPase, which produces MKLSYEALEWRTFCENSNEMALFPPAKPFFGQERARDALEMAIRGGFHAYLVGPSSLGKHEALLAYLSTQTVETPPDLLYVPLSERKVAVLTLPSGQETHLAEAVESLLLEVNRLDELFRQGSFLREKTQLEARFKQFREQQLAALQQEAQAAGFALSVSGERLEFTGPGPVPAELSARLEEVTLGSLAAAAELEVALRRLRRDWALHYLNNRFEPLFKRFPQARAYLEALRARLARYAETGEPLDPAQWRPNLLTSSSSGTPPPIVYEPYATAPRLFGRLDYIVDRGVWSTNVSLIRPGAVHRAQGGYLILDALSLRREGTWEAFKRALRNGQVEPVTEPQAPAGLEVEPFPIQMQVMLVGTHEAFEALEEDPAFSELFRIRAEFSPTLPASPENRMALGGWLQAQGFQLTQGGLTRLFDEARRSAEQRERMDARLVEIRALAEEAAVLGEGLISAEAVEKALAARDQRNFLSEEEFLRAVQEGTVSLHTTGKAVGEVNSLVVVEAAPYWGRPARLTARAAPGRDHLISIDREAGLGGQIFHKAVLTLAGYLRSRYVENGPLPATISLAFEQSYVSIEGDSAGLAELVAALSAIGNFPLRQDLAVTGAVDQTGKVLAVGAINAKVEGFFRVCQTLGLSGSQGVILPRANIPNLTLRAEVLEAIRARKFHIYAVETVEEALELLTGARMEGFRGLQGRIRAALEEFAKLEEGYDKEKES; this is translated from the coding sequence ATGAAGCTTTCTTACGAGGCGCTGGAGTGGCGTACATTTTGCGAAAATTCCAACGAAATGGCCTTATTCCCGCCAGCAAAACCCTTTTTTGGTCAGGAGCGGGCCAGGGATGCGCTGGAGATGGCGATTCGTGGGGGTTTCCACGCCTATCTGGTGGGGCCTTCCAGCCTGGGGAAACACGAGGCATTGCTGGCCTATCTGAGCACCCAGACCGTGGAAACCCCGCCCGACCTGCTGTATGTGCCATTGTCGGAGCGCAAGGTGGCGGTGCTGACCCTGCCCAGCGGTCAGGAAACCCATCTGGCCGAGGCCGTGGAAAGTCTGCTGCTGGAGGTCAATCGGCTGGACGAGCTATTTCGCCAGGGCTCTTTTCTGCGGGAAAAAACCCAGCTCGAGGCCCGCTTCAAACAGTTCCGTGAGCAGCAACTGGCCGCGCTTCAGCAAGAAGCCCAGGCGGCGGGGTTTGCCCTATCGGTCAGCGGTGAAAGGCTGGAGTTTACCGGCCCCGGCCCGGTGCCAGCCGAACTCAGTGCCCGGCTGGAGGAGGTTACGCTGGGTAGTCTGGCTGCTGCTGCCGAGCTCGAGGTTGCACTGCGGCGGTTGCGCCGCGACTGGGCGCTGCATTACCTGAACAACCGCTTCGAGCCGCTGTTTAAACGCTTCCCCCAGGCCAGGGCCTACCTCGAGGCCCTGCGGGCCCGCCTGGCCCGCTATGCCGAAACCGGCGAGCCCCTCGACCCGGCCCAGTGGCGGCCCAACCTGCTTACCTCTTCCAGCAGCGGCACCCCACCCCCCATTGTCTACGAACCCTACGCCACCGCCCCCCGGCTTTTTGGGCGGCTGGACTACATCGTAGACCGGGGCGTATGGAGCACCAATGTCAGCCTGATCCGCCCCGGCGCGGTGCACCGCGCCCAGGGGGGGTATCTGATTCTGGACGCCCTGAGCCTGCGGCGGGAGGGTACCTGGGAAGCCTTCAAGCGGGCCTTGCGCAATGGGCAGGTCGAGCCGGTTACCGAGCCCCAGGCCCCAGCGGGCCTCGAGGTCGAGCCCTTCCCAATCCAGATGCAGGTCATGCTGGTGGGCACCCATGAGGCTTTTGAAGCCCTGGAAGAGGATCCAGCCTTTAGCGAACTGTTCCGTATACGGGCCGAGTTTTCGCCCACCCTGCCGGCCAGCCCCGAGAACCGGATGGCCCTGGGGGGGTGGCTCCAGGCCCAGGGCTTCCAGCTCACCCAGGGTGGCCTGACCCGGCTCTTCGACGAGGCCCGGCGCAGCGCCGAGCAGCGCGAGCGCATGGATGCCCGGCTGGTTGAAATTCGCGCCCTGGCCGAGGAAGCCGCGGTTCTGGGCGAAGGCCTTATCAGCGCCGAGGCCGTCGAAAAAGCCCTGGCCGCCCGCGACCAGCGAAACTTCCTTTCCGAAGAAGAGTTTTTGCGTGCTGTACAAGAAGGGACTGTAAGCCTGCACACCACCGGCAAAGCGGTGGGTGAAGTGAACAGCCTGGTGGTTGTTGAAGCTGCGCCCTACTGGGGCCGCCCGGCCCGACTGACCGCACGGGCCGCCCCAGGCCGCGACCATCTGATTTCTATAGACCGCGAGGCTGGTCTGGGAGGGCAAATTTTCCACAAGGCGGTACTGACCCTGGCTGGCTACTTGCGCAGCCGTTATGTGGAGAACGGCCCCCTGCCGGCCACCATCAGCCTGGCCTTTGAGCAGAGTTATGTTTCCATTGAAGGCGACTCGGCGGGGCTGGCCGAGCTGGTGGCGGCGCTGTCGGCGATTGGCAACTTCCCCCTGCGGCAAGACCTGGCCGTGACGGGGGCGGTAGACCAGACCGGCAAGGTGCTGGCGGTGGGGGCCATCAATGCCAAAGTGGAGGGGTTTTTCCGGGTATGCCAGACCCTGGGCCTTAGTGGCAGCCAGGGGGTGATTCTGCCCAGGGCCAACATTCCCAACCTGACCCTGCGGGCTGAGGTGCTCGAGGCCATTCGCGCTCGGAAGTTTCATATCTACGCCGTCGAGACGGTGGAAGAGGCCCTCGAGCTGTTGACTGGAGCCCGCATGGAAGGTTTTCGGGGCCTGCAAGGCCGCATCAGGGCCGCCCTGGAGGAGTTCGCCAAGCTCGAGGAAGGCTACGACAAGGAAAAAGAGTCGTAG
- the glgC gene encoding glucose-1-phosphate adenylyltransferase, translating to MSMRVLGMILAGGQGSRLFPLTAKRAKPSVPFGARYRIIDFVLNNFLNSGIYSIYVLTQFKAQSLTEHVQRHWRFGGFLEDAFILLVPAQMYRYEELGPVWYRGTADAIYQNLHLVNNHKPENVAIFGGDHIFKMNIAHMLDYHNDHKADLTIAAYPVPIEQASRFGVLQVDEQWRMVGFQEKPKNPTPIPGKPDQALVSMGNYIFRTEALVEKLEHDAKDPNSSHDFGKDVIPRALSEGYRIQVYDFKRNPIPGQQGPNTYWRDVGTIDAYFEASMDLIQVTPEFDLYNPEWPLRAANFNSPPAKFVHEAGARTGQAFNSLIAGGCIISGGTIRESVIFRRNRINSYALVERSVLFDEVEVGRYAKLRNTIVDKNVIIPPHTEIGYDLEADRARGFTVTSEGIVVVPKSYRF from the coding sequence ATGTCTATGCGTGTTCTTGGGATGATTCTTGCGGGGGGGCAGGGTTCAAGGCTATTTCCCCTCACGGCCAAACGCGCCAAGCCTTCTGTGCCGTTTGGAGCGCGCTACCGCATCATTGATTTTGTACTCAACAACTTTCTGAACTCGGGGATTTACAGCATCTATGTACTCACCCAGTTCAAAGCCCAGTCCCTGACCGAGCACGTGCAACGGCACTGGCGCTTTGGGGGCTTTCTGGAGGATGCCTTCATCCTGCTGGTGCCGGCCCAGATGTACCGCTACGAGGAGCTGGGGCCGGTCTGGTACCGTGGCACCGCCGATGCCATCTACCAGAACCTGCACCTCGTCAACAACCACAAACCCGAGAACGTGGCGATCTTTGGTGGCGACCACATCTTCAAGATGAACATCGCCCACATGCTGGACTACCACAACGACCACAAGGCCGACCTGACCATCGCGGCTTACCCCGTGCCCATTGAGCAGGCCAGCCGTTTTGGAGTGCTGCAGGTAGACGAGCAGTGGCGCATGGTGGGATTTCAGGAAAAGCCCAAAAACCCCACCCCCATCCCGGGCAAACCGGATCAGGCCCTGGTCTCGATGGGCAACTATATCTTCCGCACCGAAGCCCTGGTAGAGAAGCTCGAGCATGACGCCAAAGACCCCAACTCCTCGCACGACTTTGGCAAAGACGTAATCCCCCGGGCCCTAAGCGAGGGCTACCGTATCCAGGTCTACGACTTCAAGCGCAACCCCATCCCCGGCCAGCAAGGCCCCAACACCTACTGGCGCGATGTGGGTACCATTGATGCCTATTTTGAAGCCAGCATGGATCTGATTCAGGTTACCCCTGAGTTCGACCTGTACAACCCCGAATGGCCCCTGCGGGCGGCCAACTTCAACTCCCCACCGGCCAAGTTTGTGCACGAGGCCGGGGCCCGTACCGGGCAGGCTTTCAACAGCCTGATTGCCGGAGGCTGCATCATTTCCGGGGGCACCATCCGCGAGTCGGTGATTTTTCGCCGAAACCGCATCAACTCCTATGCCCTGGTCGAGCGCAGTGTGCTCTTCGACGAGGTCGAGGTGGGGCGTTATGCCAAGCTGCGCAACACCATCGTGGACAAAAACGTCATCATCCCGCCCCACACCGAGATTGGCTACGACCTCGAGGCCGACCGCGCCCGGGGCTTTACCGTCACCTCGGAAGGCATCGTGGTGGTGCCCAAAAGCTACAGGTTCTGA
- a CDS encoding SagB/ThcOx family dehydrogenase, which produces MDKHPGKVFYRLTRIFPGDQLPGGRAPAAKVYANPLESLELAEPARDGGPAVWRVLSRVAPTTPKVGSSITQAELSQVLAPLAVRRGGRGYPSAGGAYPLEVYLAVQHLQDTFQGIYHYAAKQHQLEQLSSRFDPKGWRAALMDLEAVEASAALVVFSAVPERSEAVFGLRGFRYALLEVGYAVGEVMVAATALGLQAYPAETFYDEEVRKLLSLPDTEHPVVVLLLGR; this is translated from the coding sequence ATGGACAAGCATCCCGGTAAGGTTTTTTATCGCCTGACACGCATTTTCCCCGGCGACCAGCTACCGGGTGGACGGGCCCCTGCGGCCAAGGTCTACGCCAATCCGCTGGAATCGTTAGAGCTTGCGGAGCCCGCCCGCGACGGGGGGCCGGCAGTATGGCGGGTGCTGTCCAGGGTTGCGCCCACCACCCCCAAAGTGGGCTCCTCCATCACCCAGGCTGAGCTTTCGCAGGTGCTGGCCCCGCTGGCGGTGCGCCGGGGGGGGCGGGGCTATCCTTCGGCAGGGGGAGCCTATCCCCTCGAGGTCTACCTGGCCGTGCAGCACCTGCAGGACACCTTCCAGGGCATCTACCACTACGCTGCCAAACAGCACCAGCTAGAACAGCTTTCCAGCCGTTTCGACCCCAAGGGTTGGCGAGCAGCCCTGATGGATCTGGAGGCGGTGGAAGCCTCGGCGGCGCTGGTGGTTTTTAGTGCCGTACCGGAACGCTCCGAGGCGGTGTTTGGGCTGCGCGGGTTTCGCTATGCCCTGCTCGAGGTGGGCTACGCGGTGGGCGAGGTGATGGTGGCCGCCACCGCCCTGGGCCTGCAGGCCTATCCCGCCGAGACCTTCTACGACGAAGAAGTGCGCAAACTCCTTTCGCTGCCCGATACCGAGCATCCGGTGGTGGTGCTGCTGCTGGGCCGGTAG
- a CDS encoding gamma-glutamylcyclotransferase family protein, which translates to MDAPEAVFVYGTLKQGERNFSVSQQAGWVRSEQAYIEGFRLFHIPQGDLRPYAYPAVVRGQGRVFGEVQWFANLSHALELLDALEDEGGEYLRIPTTAYLYRQAAPPCAVWLYTYPSLQAVQSVSGLWLPEGVWREEKEPKG; encoded by the coding sequence ATGGACGCTCCAGAAGCGGTTTTTGTCTACGGCACCCTCAAGCAGGGCGAGCGCAACTTTTCGGTCTCACAGCAGGCGGGCTGGGTGCGCTCAGAGCAGGCCTACATCGAAGGTTTCCGGCTGTTTCACATCCCCCAGGGCGATTTGCGGCCCTACGCCTATCCAGCGGTGGTGCGGGGCCAGGGGCGGGTGTTTGGTGAGGTGCAGTGGTTCGCGAACCTATCCCATGCTCTAGAGCTGCTCGATGCGCTCGAGGATGAGGGCGGCGAGTACCTGCGAATCCCCACCACCGCCTACCTTTACCGCCAGGCCGCACCACCCTGTGCAGTCTGGCTGTATACCTACCCCAGCCTGCAAGCCGTGCAGAGCGTATCGGGCCTCTGGCTGCCGGAGGGGGTCTGGCGTGAAGAAAAGGAGCCCAAGGGGTAA
- a CDS encoding glycogen synthase, whose translation MKVAFVASEAFPFAKVGGLADVVGSLPQALKRQGLEPTIFIPWYWGIQGYYVGEAWFTFQGQREKIGIGHAEHGGVRYVLVGLGDFARDKAYGYPDDFRRFVRFALATAELLGDFDVVHAHDWQAALLPLLRNLGWFKAHTVYTIHNLAYQGVWGSQDFYAWTGLPGETYYGAGLEHHGSVNLMKAGIVNADAVTTVSPRYAWEITTPEGGEGLDGVLRAQQWKLRGILNGLDTDYWNPATDPYLQHHYDAHNFSGKAQNRALLLSELALEDRPTLGVVSRFAHQKGIDLIADAVDGLMGLGINLVVLGSGDPSLERTFAWMAAHLKGRLAYVQGYHEALSHRIYAGSDGFLMPSRFEPCGLAQLIAMRYGTPPIVRAVGGLLDTVKHWETGFMFDSADAGGILHGVREFLKHPDRESVARKAMQQDFSWEKPAREYVALYRQLLGMS comes from the coding sequence ATGAAAGTTGCCTTCGTTGCCTCCGAAGCTTTCCCCTTTGCCAAAGTGGGGGGCCTGGCCGATGTGGTGGGGAGTCTGCCCCAAGCCCTCAAGCGCCAGGGCCTCGAGCCCACCATCTTTATCCCCTGGTACTGGGGCATCCAGGGCTACTACGTGGGCGAGGCCTGGTTCACCTTCCAGGGCCAGCGCGAGAAGATTGGGATCGGCCACGCCGAGCACGGTGGGGTACGCTACGTGCTGGTGGGGCTGGGGGACTTTGCCCGCGACAAAGCCTACGGCTACCCCGACGACTTCCGCCGCTTCGTGCGCTTTGCCCTGGCCACTGCCGAGCTGCTGGGCGATTTTGATGTCGTTCACGCCCACGACTGGCAGGCGGCCCTGCTCCCCCTGCTGCGCAACCTGGGCTGGTTCAAAGCCCACACGGTCTATACCATCCACAACCTGGCCTACCAGGGGGTCTGGGGCTCCCAGGACTTCTACGCCTGGACGGGCCTGCCGGGCGAGACCTACTACGGGGCGGGCCTCGAGCACCACGGCTCGGTCAACCTGATGAAAGCCGGGATCGTGAACGCTGACGCCGTAACCACCGTCTCGCCCCGCTACGCCTGGGAGATCACCACCCCCGAAGGGGGCGAGGGGCTGGACGGGGTGCTGCGGGCGCAGCAGTGGAAGCTCCGGGGCATCTTGAACGGCCTCGACACCGACTACTGGAATCCGGCCACCGACCCCTACCTCCAGCACCACTACGACGCCCATAACTTCTCGGGCAAGGCCCAAAACCGGGCCCTGCTGCTATCGGAGCTGGCCCTGGAAGACCGGCCCACCCTGGGGGTGGTCTCGCGCTTTGCCCACCAGAAGGGCATCGACCTGATTGCCGATGCGGTAGACGGCCTGATGGGCCTGGGCATAAACCTGGTGGTGCTGGGCAGCGGCGACCCCAGCCTCGAGCGCACCTTCGCCTGGATGGCCGCCCACCTCAAGGGGCGCCTGGCCTACGTGCAGGGCTACCACGAAGCCCTGTCCCACCGCATCTATGCTGGTTCCGACGGTTTTCTCATGCCCTCGCGCTTCGAGCCCTGCGGGCTGGCCCAGCTCATCGCCATGCGCTACGGAACCCCCCCCATCGTGCGGGCTGTGGGGGGCCTCTTGGACACGGTAAAACACTGGGAAACCGGCTTCATGTTCGACTCAGCCGATGCAGGCGGCATCCTGCACGGAGTGCGGGAATTCCTCAAGCACCCCGACCGCGAGTCGGTGGCTAGAAAAGCCATGCAGCAGGATTTTTCCTGGGAAAAGCCCGCCCGCGAGTACGTGGCCCTCTACCGTCAACTGCTAGGGATGTCGTAG
- a CDS encoding cupin domain-containing protein, which translates to MSKTPDTGPIDLGVVEDHGGISVIRGGGNRRAWNGIQYLQGMSGKNVGSTSLSINVATVPPGAIAYAHIHDGFEVMLFILQGKVKHTFGENLEKEVINQAGDFIYIKPGVPHEVFNIGEEELIVFVARSTADEWDKIVNYPSRYRPAEGS; encoded by the coding sequence ATGTCAAAAACTCCTGACACAGGTCCGATAGACCTGGGTGTGGTAGAGGACCACGGCGGCATCAGCGTGATTCGCGGCGGCGGTAACCGGCGGGCCTGGAACGGCATCCAGTACCTGCAGGGCATGTCCGGCAAAAACGTAGGCTCCACCAGCCTCTCCATTAACGTGGCCACCGTGCCGCCGGGGGCGATTGCTTATGCCCATATCCACGATGGCTTCGAGGTGATGCTGTTTATCCTGCAGGGCAAAGTCAAACACACCTTTGGCGAGAATCTGGAAAAAGAGGTCATCAACCAGGCGGGCGACTTTATCTACATCAAACCCGGCGTGCCGCACGAGGTTTTCAACATCGGCGAGGAGGAGCTAATTGTCTTTGTGGCCCGCTCGACCGCGGACGAGTGGGACAAAATTGTCAACTACCCTTCCCGTTACCGTCCGGCTGAGGGGAGCTAG